The following are encoded in a window of Kitasatospora sp. NBC_01250 genomic DNA:
- a CDS encoding VOC family protein, with amino-acid sequence MTTPAFHLAIPVDDLTTARAFYGGLLGLTEGRSTDGWVDWDLHGHQLVTHLVPGLRQQPAGHGTVDGHRVPVPHFGLVLGGPAFQELAGRLTAAGTEFVMAPSLRYAGLPAEQWTMFLLDPAGNALEFKALSDPTQLFSRW; translated from the coding sequence ATGACCACTCCCGCGTTCCATCTCGCCATCCCGGTCGACGACCTGACGACGGCCCGCGCCTTCTACGGCGGCCTGCTCGGCCTGACCGAGGGCCGCTCGACCGACGGCTGGGTCGACTGGGACCTGCACGGCCACCAGCTGGTCACCCACCTGGTGCCCGGCCTCCGCCAGCAGCCCGCCGGGCACGGCACGGTGGACGGCCACCGCGTCCCGGTGCCGCACTTCGGGCTGGTGCTGGGCGGGCCGGCCTTCCAGGAGCTGGCCGGGCGCCTGACGGCGGCCGGGACCGAGTTCGTCATGGCGCCGTCGCTGCGCTACGCCGGGCTGCCGGCCGAGCAGTGGACCATGTTCCTGCTCGACCCGGCCGGCAACGCCCTGGAGTTCAAGGCACTGAGCGACCCGACCCAGCTCTTCAGCCGCTGGTGA
- a CDS encoding FecCD family ABC transporter permease, with translation MSVGKSLAPQGPSPGARPPSGSAGPVPGTTGAPARTALRTGGLLAAVLLLLAVLGLSIGVGARALSVGEVWHGLLDHTSPDYPVVHQMRLPRTLLGLVAGSALGLAGGVMQALTRNPLADPGLLGINAGASAAVVSAISLLGVATFDGYVWFALAGAALVSVLVYAVGGGRGATPGRLALAGAALNATLYSFVSAVMLLDTNSLERMRFWTVGSLAGARPDTVVAVLPFVGLGTLLALALARPLNALALGDQSARALGARPGTVRGAAMVAITLLCGAATAACGPIVFVGLLVPHLVRALTGPDLRWQLPYCAVLAPVLLLGADVLGRVLGRPGEVQVGVVTAVLGGPFFLFHARRAKVARL, from the coding sequence ATGTCGGTCGGCAAATCCCTTGCGCCCCAAGGCCCTTCCCCCGGTGCCCGGCCGCCGTCCGGGTCAGCCGGGCCGGTGCCGGGCACGACCGGGGCGCCCGCCCGCACCGCCCTGCGGACCGGCGGACTGCTGGCCGCGGTGCTGCTCCTGCTGGCCGTGCTGGGCCTGAGCATCGGCGTCGGCGCCCGCGCCCTGTCGGTGGGTGAGGTCTGGCACGGCCTGCTCGACCACACGTCGCCCGACTACCCGGTGGTGCACCAGATGCGCCTGCCGCGCACCCTGCTCGGCCTGGTGGCCGGCAGCGCGCTCGGCCTGGCCGGCGGCGTCATGCAGGCCCTGACCCGCAATCCGCTGGCCGACCCGGGCCTGCTCGGGATCAACGCGGGCGCCTCCGCCGCCGTGGTCAGCGCCATCTCGCTGCTGGGCGTGGCCACCTTCGACGGCTACGTCTGGTTCGCGCTGGCCGGCGCCGCGCTCGTCTCGGTGCTGGTCTACGCCGTCGGCGGCGGGCGCGGCGCGACTCCCGGCCGGCTGGCGCTGGCCGGGGCGGCGCTCAACGCCACGCTCTACTCCTTCGTCAGCGCGGTGATGCTGCTGGACACCAACTCGCTGGAGAGGATGCGGTTCTGGACGGTCGGGTCGCTCGCCGGCGCCCGACCCGACACCGTGGTCGCGGTGCTGCCGTTCGTCGGCCTCGGCACCCTGCTGGCGCTGGCGCTGGCCCGGCCGCTGAACGCGCTGGCGCTCGGCGACCAGAGCGCCCGCGCACTCGGCGCCCGGCCCGGCACGGTGCGCGGAGCGGCCATGGTCGCGATCACCCTGCTCTGCGGCGCCGCCACCGCGGCCTGCGGCCCGATCGTCTTCGTCGGCCTGCTGGTCCCGCACCTCGTACGGGCCCTGACCGGACCCGACCTGCGCTGGCAACTGCCGTACTGCGCGGTGCTCGCGCCGGTGCTGCTGCTCGGCGCGGACGTGCTGGGCCGCGTCCTCGGCCGGCCCGGCGAGGTGCAGGTCGGTGTGGTGACCGCCGTGCTGGGCGGCCCGTTCTTCCTCTTCCACGCACGGCGCGCAAAGGTGGCCCGGCTGTGA
- the helR gene encoding RNA polymerase recycling motor ATPase HelR, translating into MNPLITSAFDLPDHLSPKADPALIAGDEQHFAAIAESLGQAIAELSDRLDAERRAPGGKGREAMDRDLEIHRLTGRLSALRRFGLDLCLGHIVSADHPEPVYVGRLGLTDSTGRRLLLDWRSPAAEPFFAATHADPMGLVSRRRYRWTRGRINDYWDEVFTADRLEGHAALDDQSAFIASLGSTRSPRMRDVLATIQADQDAIIRAGSRGALVVDGGPGTGKTVVALHRSAYLLYSDPRLGQRRGGVLFVGPHQPYLAYVADVLPSLGEEGVRTCTLRDLVAEGAQAAVEADPEVARLKSSAGMVKAIEKAVRFYEEPPTEALTVSTYWADLRVSAEDWAEAFDAPGPGTPHNEAREQVWEELVSILLDRLDDEAVTPELLLRGLQRDQDLVTALHRAWPLIEAADLVGDLWTVPAYLRMCAPWLGPDEVRALRRAKADAQAWTVSDLPLLDAARQRLGDPQAARRKRRHDAAIAAERERMAGVIDDILLADDDGEGAVTMLRGRDLQDSLIDEGALPGAERDALAGPFAHIIVDEAQELTDAEWQMLLLRCPSRSFTIVGDRAQARHGFTESWQQRLARIGLDRVEVTSLSVNYRTPEEVMAQAEPVIRAVLPDANVPTSIRSSGIPVVHAAVAELDPILAAWLAEHAEGTACVIVDPSLQETFRSAFRENARVRLLTPELSKGLEFDLVVLIDPESFGQGIEGAVDRYVAMTRATRQLVVLTSG; encoded by the coding sequence ATGAACCCCTTGATCACCAGCGCGTTCGATCTTCCCGACCACCTCTCCCCCAAGGCCGACCCGGCGCTGATCGCCGGCGACGAGCAGCACTTCGCCGCCATCGCGGAGAGCCTCGGGCAGGCGATCGCCGAGCTCTCCGACCGGCTCGACGCCGAGCGCAGGGCGCCCGGCGGCAAGGGCCGCGAGGCGATGGACCGGGACCTGGAGATCCACCGGCTGACCGGCCGGCTCAGCGCCCTGCGCCGCTTCGGGCTGGACCTGTGCCTGGGACACATCGTCAGCGCGGACCACCCCGAGCCGGTCTACGTCGGCCGGCTCGGCCTCACCGACAGCACGGGCCGCCGCCTGCTGCTCGACTGGCGCTCCCCCGCGGCCGAGCCGTTCTTCGCCGCGACCCACGCCGACCCGATGGGCCTGGTCAGCCGTCGCCGCTACCGCTGGACCCGCGGGCGGATCAACGACTACTGGGACGAGGTGTTCACCGCCGACCGCCTCGAAGGGCACGCCGCGCTCGACGACCAGTCCGCCTTCATCGCGAGCCTCGGCAGCACCCGCTCGCCCCGGATGCGCGACGTGCTCGCCACCATCCAGGCCGACCAGGACGCCATCATCCGGGCGGGCTCACGAGGCGCCCTGGTCGTCGACGGCGGACCGGGCACTGGCAAGACCGTGGTCGCCCTGCACCGCTCCGCCTACCTGCTCTACTCCGACCCGCGCCTGGGGCAGCGCCGCGGCGGCGTACTGTTCGTCGGGCCGCACCAGCCCTACCTGGCCTACGTCGCCGACGTGCTGCCCAGCCTCGGCGAGGAGGGGGTGCGGACCTGCACCCTGCGCGACCTCGTCGCCGAGGGTGCGCAGGCGGCGGTCGAGGCCGACCCGGAGGTGGCGCGGCTGAAGTCGTCCGCCGGCATGGTCAAGGCGATCGAGAAGGCCGTCCGGTTCTACGAGGAGCCGCCCACCGAGGCGCTGACGGTCAGCACCTACTGGGCCGACCTGCGGGTGAGCGCCGAGGACTGGGCCGAGGCGTTCGACGCGCCGGGGCCGGGCACCCCGCACAACGAGGCGCGCGAGCAGGTCTGGGAGGAGCTGGTCTCGATCCTGCTGGACCGGCTCGACGACGAGGCCGTCACGCCCGAACTGCTGCTGCGCGGGCTGCAGCGGGACCAGGACCTGGTCACCGCCCTCCACCGGGCCTGGCCGCTGATCGAGGCGGCCGACCTGGTCGGGGACCTCTGGACGGTGCCCGCCTACCTGCGGATGTGCGCGCCCTGGCTGGGCCCGGACGAGGTGCGCGCGCTGCGGCGCGCCAAGGCCGACGCGCAGGCCTGGACGGTCAGCGACCTGCCGCTGCTGGACGCGGCCCGCCAGCGCCTCGGCGACCCGCAGGCGGCCCGGCGCAAGCGCCGCCACGACGCCGCCATCGCCGCCGAGCGCGAGCGGATGGCCGGCGTCATCGACGACATCCTGTTGGCCGACGACGACGGCGAGGGCGCGGTGACCATGCTGCGCGGGCGGGACCTGCAGGACAGCCTGATCGACGAGGGCGCACTGCCCGGCGCCGAACGGGACGCACTGGCCGGCCCGTTCGCGCACATCATCGTCGACGAGGCGCAGGAACTGACCGACGCCGAATGGCAGATGCTGCTGCTGCGCTGCCCCTCCCGCAGCTTCACCATCGTCGGGGACCGCGCGCAGGCCCGGCACGGCTTCACCGAGTCGTGGCAGCAGCGCCTGGCGCGGATCGGGCTCGACCGGGTCGAGGTGACCTCGCTGAGCGTCAACTACCGCACGCCGGAGGAGGTGATGGCGCAGGCCGAGCCGGTGATCCGCGCCGTGCTCCCGGACGCCAACGTGCCGACCTCCATCCGCAGCAGCGGCATCCCCGTCGTGCACGCGGCGGTGGCGGAGCTGGACCCGATCCTGGCGGCCTGGCTCGCCGAGCACGCCGAGGGGACGGCCTGCGTCATCGTCGATCCGTCCCTCCAGGAGACGTTCCGCTCGGCGTTCCGGGAGAACGCACGGGTCCGGCTGCTGACGCCGGAGCTGTCCAAGGGGCTGGAGTTCGACCTGGTCGTCCTGATCGACCCGGAGAGCTTCGGCCAGGGCATCGAGGGCGCGGTCGACCGCTACGTCGCGATGACCCGGGCGACCCGCCAGCTCGTCGTCCTCACCAGCGGCTGA
- a CDS encoding siderophore-interacting protein, translated as MPAAPDTLYGGQYRFVEAQVVRSRRLGPTLTRITFGGEQLARLAAGGRDQSFSLFLPHPGQSAPVLPVAAGEDWFARWRALDPAVRAVMRAYTIRAHRPEPAEVDVDFALHGTAPGDPPEAAGPASRWAAAARPGDRVVLLGPALADNRSVGFRPPPDAERVLIVADETALPAVGGILEWLPATARVTAFIEVPHPQDVQHLACAGEAEISWLVRDTTEGSPVGGSLVAGSLLSAVRAARLPEGAPYAWIAGEAGMVRAVRRHLVRERGIDRSSVFFSGYWRRGASEEQLRAERPAGEDSTG; from the coding sequence CTGCCCGCCGCGCCGGACACGCTGTACGGCGGCCAGTACCGCTTCGTCGAGGCCCAGGTGGTGCGCAGCCGCCGGCTCGGGCCCACGCTGACCCGGATCACCTTCGGCGGTGAGCAGTTGGCGCGGCTGGCCGCCGGCGGCCGGGACCAGAGCTTCTCGCTCTTCCTGCCGCACCCCGGCCAGTCGGCCCCGGTGCTGCCCGTCGCGGCGGGCGAGGACTGGTTCGCCCGGTGGCGCGCGCTGGACCCCGCCGTCCGGGCCGTCATGCGCGCCTACACCATCCGCGCCCACCGGCCCGAACCCGCCGAGGTGGACGTGGACTTCGCCCTGCACGGGACCGCGCCCGGCGACCCGCCCGAGGCGGCAGGGCCGGCCTCGCGCTGGGCGGCCGCGGCCCGCCCCGGCGACCGGGTGGTCCTGCTGGGCCCGGCGCTGGCGGACAACCGCAGCGTGGGCTTCCGGCCGCCACCGGACGCCGAGCGGGTGCTGATCGTGGCGGACGAGACGGCGCTGCCCGCGGTCGGCGGCATCCTCGAGTGGCTGCCGGCCACCGCGCGGGTGACGGCCTTCATCGAGGTCCCGCACCCGCAGGACGTCCAGCACCTCGCCTGCGCGGGCGAGGCGGAGATCAGCTGGCTGGTCCGCGACACCACTGAGGGGTCACCGGTCGGCGGGTCACTGGTCGCCGGGTCACTGCTTTCGGCCGTGCGCGCCGCGCGGCTGCCCGAGGGCGCGCCGTACGCGTGGATCGCGGGCGAGGCCGGCATGGTCAGAGCGGTGCGCCGACACCTGGTGCGCGAGCGCGGGATCGACCGCAGCTCCGTCTTCTTCTCCGGTTACTGGCGCCGCGGCGCCTCGGAGGAGCAACTGCGCGCGGAGCGCCCGGCGGGCGAGGACAGCACCGGGTGA
- a CDS encoding TetR/AcrR family transcriptional regulator yields MTAQPTAGRVNQKLRTRGAIVRAAAELSTTGREVTMPEIARVALVSEATAYRYFPDLASLLGEAIADQLPSAEEALRPVADSDDPVVRIAAVTEFLLRHVQSRQGVVRALIAATITRPGRPNARPGLRFGLIDSALAPLDVSLGATDPAALAQLKRDLAVVVSAEALFSLTDLHGLDPEAAVVSIVHTAVTLTRAASEAASQG; encoded by the coding sequence GTGACAGCACAACCGACGGCAGGCCGCGTCAACCAGAAGCTCCGCACCCGCGGCGCGATCGTCCGGGCCGCGGCCGAACTGAGCACCACCGGGCGCGAGGTGACGATGCCCGAGATCGCCAGGGTCGCGCTGGTCTCGGAGGCCACGGCCTACCGGTACTTCCCCGACCTCGCCAGCCTGTTGGGCGAGGCCATCGCCGACCAGCTGCCCAGTGCGGAGGAAGCGCTCCGGCCGGTCGCCGACTCCGACGACCCGGTGGTCCGCATCGCCGCCGTCACCGAGTTCCTGCTGCGCCACGTGCAGAGCCGGCAGGGCGTGGTGCGGGCGCTGATCGCGGCGACCATCACCAGGCCGGGCCGGCCCAACGCCCGCCCCGGCCTGCGCTTCGGCCTGATCGACAGTGCCCTCGCCCCCCTCGACGTCTCGCTCGGCGCCACCGATCCCGCCGCCCTCGCCCAGCTCAAGCGCGACCTGGCGGTCGTGGTGAGCGCCGAGGCCCTGTTCAGCCTCACCGACCTGCACGGCCTCGACCCCGAGGCGGCCGTCGTCAGCATCGTGCACACGGCCGTCACCCTCACCCGCGCCGCGTCCGAGGCCGCCTCCCAGGGCTGA
- a CDS encoding aldo/keto reductase yields MPTAPAAEGSVSSPITRFGLGTAAVGRPGYITLGRDLDLPAERSVAALRERTHALLDAAHAAGVRYFDTARSYGRAEEFVAEWLAARPEAAADSVVGSKWGYTYTADWQASGVPVHEVKEHSAAVFDRQVQETRALLGGHLDVYLVHSVTPDSPALTDPVLHARLAALAGQGVRVGLSTSGPAQARTIRAALAVTVEGRPLFSAVQATWNLLETSAAPALAEAHAAGWLVVVKEGMANGRLADRNATGPDTAALRSLAARTGASCDALALAVAAAQPWAGIVLSGAATLEHLASNLGAAGLALDPGELAGLAALAEPAEAYWRTRSALPWA; encoded by the coding sequence ATGCCGACCGCACCCGCCGCCGAAGGCTCCGTCAGCTCGCCGATCACACGGTTCGGCCTGGGGACGGCCGCGGTCGGGCGCCCCGGCTACATCACCCTCGGCCGGGACCTCGACCTGCCCGCCGAGCGCAGTGTGGCGGCGCTGCGCGAGCGCACCCACGCACTGCTGGACGCCGCGCACGCCGCCGGGGTGCGGTACTTCGACACCGCCCGGTCCTACGGCCGGGCCGAGGAGTTCGTGGCCGAGTGGCTGGCGGCCCGGCCCGAGGCGGCCGCCGACAGTGTCGTGGGCAGCAAGTGGGGCTACACCTACACCGCCGACTGGCAGGCCTCGGGGGTGCCGGTGCACGAGGTCAAGGAGCACTCGGCGGCGGTGTTCGACCGTCAGGTCCAGGAGACCCGGGCGCTGCTGGGTGGCCACCTGGATGTCTACCTGGTGCACTCGGTCACTCCGGACAGCCCGGCGCTGACCGACCCGGTGCTGCACGCCCGGCTGGCGGCGCTGGCCGGGCAGGGGGTCCGGGTCGGCCTGTCGACCAGCGGCCCGGCCCAGGCCCGGACCATCCGTGCGGCGCTGGCGGTGACGGTGGAGGGGCGGCCGCTGTTCAGCGCCGTCCAGGCCACCTGGAACCTGCTGGAGACCTCCGCCGCCCCCGCGCTGGCCGAGGCCCACGCGGCGGGCTGGCTGGTGGTGGTGAAGGAGGGCATGGCCAACGGCCGCCTCGCCGACCGCAACGCCACCGGCCCCGACACCGCCGCACTGCGCTCGCTGGCCGCCCGCACCGGCGCCTCCTGCGACGCGCTCGCGCTGGCGGTGGCCGCCGCCCAGCCGTGGGCCGGCATCGTGCTCTCCGGCGCGGCGACCCTGGAGCACCTGGCCTCCAACCTGGGCGCCGCGGGGCTCGCGCTCGACCCCGGCGAGCTGGCCGGACTCGCCGCCCTCGCCGAGCCCGCCGAGGCCTACTGGCGCACCCGCAGCGCGCTGCCCTGGGCGTAG
- a CDS encoding ABC transporter substrate-binding protein, with translation MHSSPARRLSRRGLLAAGGATALGALLTACNSGGTTKGGSAPASGTAKQGPWSFTDDQPKQLGAPSAPTRIVAFTGAAAALVDFGLDRQITGVFGETRAADGKADPQAGDLDIDKVTIVGNAYGEFDLEKYAALRPDLLVTHMYDPGAFWYVPDESKAKILQINPDVAAITVARVPITQPIERYAALAASLGADLGAKKVTDAKARFEAASESVRQAAKAAGGIKVLAASGSPDLFYASNPQIATDLMYFAQLGVDLVVPNELGTGGYFEGLSWENAGKYPADLILLDDRSLALQPKDLSSRPTWNQLPAVKAGQVTPWSSVPRFSYAGAAPLLERLAKAVQSAKKVS, from the coding sequence ATGCACTCCAGCCCCGCCCGCCGGCTCTCCCGTCGCGGCCTGCTCGCCGCCGGTGGTGCCACCGCCCTCGGTGCCCTGCTGACCGCCTGCAACAGCGGTGGCACCACGAAGGGCGGATCCGCCCCGGCCTCCGGGACGGCGAAGCAGGGCCCCTGGTCCTTCACCGACGACCAGCCCAAGCAGCTCGGCGCGCCCAGCGCCCCCACCCGCATCGTCGCCTTCACCGGCGCCGCCGCCGCGCTGGTCGACTTCGGGCTCGACCGGCAGATCACCGGGGTCTTCGGCGAGACCAGGGCGGCCGACGGCAAGGCCGACCCGCAGGCCGGCGACCTGGACATCGACAAGGTCACGATCGTCGGCAACGCCTACGGCGAATTCGACCTGGAGAAGTACGCGGCGCTGCGCCCCGACCTGCTGGTGACCCACATGTACGACCCGGGCGCCTTCTGGTACGTCCCGGACGAGAGCAAGGCCAAGATCCTGCAGATCAACCCGGACGTCGCGGCGATCACGGTGGCCCGGGTGCCGATCACCCAGCCGATCGAGCGCTACGCCGCGCTGGCCGCGTCGCTGGGCGCGGACCTGGGCGCGAAGAAGGTCACCGACGCCAAGGCCCGCTTCGAGGCCGCCTCCGAGAGCGTGCGGCAGGCCGCCAAGGCGGCCGGTGGCATCAAGGTGCTGGCCGCCTCCGGCAGTCCGGACCTCTTCTACGCCTCCAACCCGCAGATCGCCACCGACCTGATGTACTTCGCCCAACTCGGCGTGGACCTCGTGGTGCCGAACGAGCTCGGCACCGGTGGCTACTTCGAGGGCCTGAGCTGGGAGAACGCCGGAAAGTACCCGGCCGACCTGATCCTGCTGGACGACCGCAGCCTCGCGCTCCAGCCCAAGGACCTGAGCAGCAGGCCGACCTGGAACCAGCTGCCGGCCGTCAAGGCGGGCCAGGTCACCCCGTGGAGCTCGGTGCCACGCTTCTCCTACGCCGGCGCCGCGCCGCTGCTGGAGCGGCTGGCCAAGGCCGTCCAGAGCGCCAAGAAGGTCAGTTGA